A single region of the Leishmania panamensis strain MHOM/PA/94/PSC-1 chromosome 21 sequence genome encodes:
- a CDS encoding 20S proteasome subunit alpha 5, putative (TriTrypDB/GeneDB-style sysID: LpmP.21.2140), producing MFTSKSEYDRGVNTFSPEGRIFQIEYAVEAIKLGSTSLGIRTPEGVVLAAEKRVPSNLVISSSMSKIMEIDSHIAAVMSGMVADARILVEHARVESQNHRFTYNEPMHVESCTLATCDLSIQFGESGGKRKLMSRPFGVSLLIAGVDEKGPQLWQTDPSGTYTRYDAQAIGGGAEAAQSVFTELYHRNMTLEEGETLAVDILRQVMEEHLSPENIEVAVVRADDGKVHMYAPAEIKAIMSRLPE from the coding sequence ATGTTCACCTCTAAGTCTGAGTACGACCGCGGCGTGAACACCTTCAGCCCAGAGGGTCGAATTTTCCAGATCGAGTACGCCGTGGAGGCCATCAAGCTCGGTAGTACCAGCCTCGGAATCCGCACGCCAGAGGGCGTCGTTCTTGCCGCGGAGAAACGCGTGCCATCGAACTTGGTCATATCGTCCAGCATGAGCAAGATCATGGAGATTGACAGCCACATCGCAGCTGTCATGAGTGGCATGGTTGCCGATGCGCGCATCCTTGTCGAGCACGCCCGCGTGGAGTCGCAGAACCACCGCTTCACCTACAACGAGCCCATGCACGTGGAATCCTGCACACTAGCGACATGCGACCTGTCGATTCAGTTTGGTGAGAGCGGTGGCAAGCGCAAGCTCATGTCGCGCCCATTTGGCGTGTCGCTGCTTATAGCCGGTGTAGACGAAAAGGGCCCGCAGCTGTGGCAAACAGACCCTAGCGGTACGTACACGCGCTACGACGCCCAGGCCattggtggcggtgccgaaGCGGCACAAAGTGTCTTCACGGAGCTCTACCATCGAAACAtgacgctggaggagggcgagaCGCTCGCGGTGGACATTCTGAGGCAGGTGATGGAGGAGCATCTATCGCCAGAGAACATAGAGGTGGCCGTGGTGCGGGCCGACGACGGTAAGGTGCACATGTACGCTCCCGCAGAGATCAAGGCAATCATGAGTCGCCTGCCAGAGTAA
- a CDS encoding 60S ribosomal protein L37a, putative (TriTrypDB/GeneDB-style sysID: LpmP.21.2130) — MAVFLRSNMAKRTVKMGVMGRYGTRYGANPRKRAKKLEVSQHAKHFCSFCGKFAFRRKAVGIWRCDGCSKTVAGGAYTLSTPNNSTVRSTVRRLRELAKI; from the coding sequence atggcagTTTTTCTGCGAAGCAACATGGCGAAGCGTACGGTGAAGATGGGCGTGATGGGTCGCTACGGCACCCGTTACGGCGCGAACCCACGTAAGCGCGCGAAGAAACTTGAGGTATCCCAGCATGCCAAGCACTTCTGCTCTTTCTGTGGTAAGTTTGCGTTCCGCCGGAAGGCTGTCGGCATCTGGCGTTGCGATGGCTGCAGCAAGACGGTTGCTGGTGGTGCCTACACCCTGAGCACACCTAACAACAGCACCGTCCGTTCCACAGTCCGCCGTCTGCGTGAGCTGGCCAAGATTTAA